In Harmonia axyridis chromosome X, icHarAxyr1.1, whole genome shotgun sequence, a single window of DNA contains:
- the LOC123685588 gene encoding Na(+)/H(+) exchange regulatory cofactor NHE-RF2-like codes for MSESNNLYAKARLCVIKKWDHFDGYGFNLHAEKGKPGQYIGKVDDGSPAEAAGLRQGNRILEVNGESISQKTHKQVVELIKSQPEETQLLVVDPDELDTIIPTDGSTKVEKKTNNDTKTEENGVLNLNMTAAELRAKLAAKKRFDPKKESMDFQQKFDIVQKL; via the coding sequence atgtcagaGTCGAACAACCTATACGCCAAGGCCCGTCTGTGCGTCATCAAAAAATGGGACCACTTCGACGGGTACGGCTTCAACCTGCACGCTGAAAAAGGCAAACCGGGTCAGTACATTGGGAAAGTGGACGATGGGTCGCCAGCAGAAGCTGCAGGTCTTCGGCAAGGgaacagaattttggaggtaaACGGCGAGAGCATCTCACAAAAGACCCACAAACAAGTTGTGGAGCTGATCAAGAGCCAGCCCGAAGAGACTCAACTGCTTGTAGTCGACCCGGACGAACTAGACACTATCATACCAACCGATGGCTCAACCAAGGTCGAGAAAAAAACCAATAACGACACTAAAACGGAGGAAAATGGTGTCTTGAATCTCAACATGACAGCTGCTGAACTGCGTGCCAAACTGGCGGCCAAAAAGCGATTCGACCCCAAGAAGGAGTCCATGGATTTCCAGCAGAAGTTCGATATAGTGCAGAAACTCTAG
- the LOC123685584 gene encoding uncharacterized protein LOC123685584 isoform X1, which produces MLNLLVGILLLFLSQKASSHCIDIHSQVVAQGLHYVPGPNTCNLCICDKGSPKWCKSVLCKHPENCKSFQIGNSCCEFKCLDDILTNDGYKDTYDLALRLIASAFTALLSLSILFLLYHRLRRRKIRLRQTRPSNEDQRSLNSIGYITGGFGYHPASYGYLGSGSNDLEYPYEPNTQFSLWKPPGNYFPRGEAPPPYEEAVRLSQLEHDNATSIVLPSTTPSVSNPNQASNLTYSISTAHPVANPAQYQNGCCVLLTRNEGSSSENNKEHFNSQSSSSTSQSSTDKSHSESRSEHHSSNNMKKISNLSRPSTSEGSKQKSKSFENICERERGGNQASMPTSSDAKNHIYANQKIDPVLHRQKFEEDSQRIAAATAAANNTLIRRYVAKDNRHRTISKTFQNKIKVPMNTMETVVMEPKRISMSQLTRDLSSHRTLPANLKEISIACSSEQLPEKTVRELSIYKDIPAERPSPKDATIYKNQLPEVSNNRELSIYREKSERASSSKDSNTAKHGYKKDTETNCKTLTKSSNWSTIYIPSSSKTPILDKICQLKESLPSTAVETKDIKQYYKAHIPEPENSYQCLTSSQDDDEDYRSECENCKFAGIAQGEEEIPETMTLQRRPLELEEEMSYYRTSLTLPTHSKKPSRILNAKPERESWFLTMDEYSSSDDSA; this is translated from the exons ATGTTGAATCTTCTAGTTGGTATACTTCTCTTATTCTTGAGCCAGA AAGCATCTAGTCATTGTATTGATATACATTCCCAAGTTGTGGCTCAAGGATTGCATTATGTCCCAGGGCCTAACACTTGTAACCTATGTATCTGTGATAAGGGTAGCCCAAAATGGTGCAAATCTGTTTTGTGTAAACACCCAGAG AACTGCAAATCTTTCCAAATCGGAAATTCTTGTTGTGAATTCAAATGTCTCGATGATATACTAACGAATGATGGCTACAAAGATACATACGACCTTGCTTTACGTTTGATTGCAAGTGCATTTACTGCTCTTCTGTCACTTTCCATATTGTTTCTGCTGTATCATCGATTGAGAAGACGAAAGATAAGACTTCGCCAAACAAGACCTTCTAATGAAGATCAAAGGAGCTTGAACAGCATAGGCTACATCACAGGTGGATTTGGATATCATCCTGCCAGTTATGG CTACCTTGGATCTGGAAGTAATGATCTTGAGTACCCATATGAACCCAATACTCAGTTTTCTCTGTGGAAACCACCAGGTAACTATTTCCCCAGAGGAGAAGCTCCTCCACCATATGAGGAAGCAGTGAGACTTTCTCAACTGGAACATGACAATGCTACTAGTATTGTATTACCCTCAACAACCCCAAGTGTTTCTAATCCGAATCAAGCTAGCAATCTGACATATTCCATAAGTACAGCACACCCTGTAGCAAATCCGGCCCAGTATCAAAATGGTTGTTGTGTACTTCTTACAAGAAATGAAGGATCTTCTAGCGAAAATAATAAAGAACATTTCAATTCTCAATCATCGTCCTCAACCTCTCAAAGTTCGACTGATAAATCACATTCAGAATCCAGAAGTGAACATCACAGCAGCAACAACATGAAAAAGATAAGTAACTTATCTAGACCCAGTACATCAGAGGGTAGCAAACAGAAATCGAAGTCATTTGAGAATATCTGCGAGAGAGAAAGGGGTGGCAACCAAGCCTCCATGCCAACTAGCTCGGACGCTAAAAATCACATTTACGCAAATCAGAAGATTGATCCTGTACTACACAGGCAAAAGTTTGAAGAAGACAGTCAGAGGATTGCTGCCGCCACTGCTGCAGCTAACAATACTCTGATTAGGAGATATGTTGCAAAGGATAACAGACATCGGACAATTTCAAAAACATTCCAG AATAAGATTAAGGTTCCCATGAATACCATGGAAACTGTAGTGATGGAGCCAAAAAGAATATCCATGTCTCAGTTAACTAGGGACCTGTCAAGTCATCGAACCCTACCTGCAAATTTGAAAGAGATAAGTATTGCCTGTAGCTCGGAACAGCTGCCTGAAAAGACAGTAAGGGAACTGTCAATTTATAAGGACATACCAGCAGAGAGGCCATCACCCAAAGACGCTACAATTTACAAGAATCAATTGCCTGAAGTATCTAATAACAGAGAACTATCTATTTATCGTGAAAAATCTGAACGAGCATCAAGCAGCAAAGATTCTAACACTGCTAAACATGGCTACAAAAAAGATACTGAAACAAATTGCAAGACTTTAACAAAAAGCAGCAATTGGAGCACAATTTACATTCCAAGTAGCTCAAAGACTCCAATATTGGACAAGATTTGTCAGCTCAAAGAAAGTTTACCTTCGACTGCCGTAGAAACCAAAGATATCAAACAGTATTACAAAGCACACATTCCAGAACCGGAAAACTCATATCAGTGTTTAACATCTTCTCAGGATGATGATGAGGACTACAG AAGTGAATGTGAAAACTGCAAATTTGCAGGCATAGCACAGGGAGAGGAAGAGATACCGGAAACCATGACCCTTCAGAGAAGACCCTTAGAGTTAGAGGAAGAAATGTCTTATTATCGTACTTCCCTAACATTGCCGACTCACTCTAAAAAGCCCAG CAGGATTTTAAATGCCAAACCTGAGAGAGAAAGTTGGTTCCTGACAATGGATGAATATTCAAGTAGTGACGATTCGGCATAA
- the LOC123685584 gene encoding uncharacterized protein LOC123685584 isoform X2 produces the protein MLNLLVGILLLFLSQKASSHCIDIHSQVVAQGLHYVPGPNTCNLCICDKGSPKWCKSVLCKHPENCKSFQIGNSCCEFKCLDDILTNDGYKDTYDLALRLIASAFTALLSLSILFLLYHRLRRRKIRLRQTRPSNEDQRSLNSIGYITGGFGYHPASYGYLGSGSNDLEYPYEPNTQFSLWKPPGNYFPRGEAPPPYEEAVRLSQLEHDNATSIVLPSTTPSVSNPNQASNLTYSISTAHPVANPAQYQNGCCVLLTRNEGSSSENNKEHFNSQSSSSTSQSSTDKSHSESRSEHHSSNNMKKISNLSRPSTSEGSKQKSKSFENICERERGGNQASMPTSSDAKNHIYANQKIDPVLHRQKFEEDSQRIAAATAAANNTLIRRYVAKDNRHRTISKTFQNKIKVPMNTMETVVMEPKRISMSQLTRDLSSHRTLPANLKEISIACSSEQLPEKTVRELSIYKDIPAERPSPKDATIYKNQLPEVSNNRELSIYREKSERASSSKDSNTAKHGYKKDTETNCKTLTKSSNWSTIYIPSSSKTPILDKICQLKESLPSTAVETKDIKQYYKAHIPEPENSYQCLTSSQDDDEDYRSECENCKFAGIAQGEEEIPETMTLQRRPLELEEEMSYYRTSLTLPTHSKKPSRILNAKPERESWFLTMDEYSSSDDSA, from the exons ATGTTGAATCTTCTAGTTGGTATACTTCTCTTATTCTTGAGCCAGA AAGCATCTAGTCATTGTATTGATATACATTCCCAAGTTGTGGCTCAAGGATTGCATTATGTCCCAGGGCCTAACACTTGTAACCTATGTATCTGTGATAAGGGTAGCCCAAAATGGTGCAAATCTGTTTTGTGTAAACACCCAGAG AACTGCAAATCTTTCCAAATCGGAAATTCTTGTTGTGAATTCAAATGTCTCGATGATATACTAACGAATGATGGCTACAAAGATACATACGACCTTGCTTTACGTTTGATTGCAAGTGCATTTACTGCTCTTCTGTCACTTTCCATATTGTTTCTGCTGTATCATCGATTGAGAAGACGAAAGATAAGACTTCGCCAAACAAGACCTTCTAATGAAGATCAAAGGAGCTTGAACAGCATAGGCTACATCACAGGTGGATTTGGATATCATCCTGCCAGTTATGG CTACCTTGGATCTGGAAGTAATGATCTTGAGTACCCATATGAACCCAATACTCAGTTTTCTCTGTGGAAACCACCAGGTAACTATTTCCCCAGAGGAGAAGCTCCTCCACCATATGAGGAAGCAGTGAGACTTTCTCAACTGGAACATGACAATGCTACTAGTATTGTATTACCCTCAACAACCCCAAGTGTTTCTAATCCGAATCAAGCTAGCAATCTGACATATTCCATAAGTACAGCACACCCTGTAGCAAATCCGGCCCAGTATCAAAATGGTTGTTGTGTACTTCTTACAAGAAATGAAGGATCTTCTAGCGAAAATAATAAAGAACATTTCAATTCTCAATCATCGTCCTCAACCTCTCAAAGTTCGACTGATAAATCACATTCAGAATCCAGAAGTGAACATCACAGCAGCAACAACATGAAAAAGATAAGTAACTTATCTAGACCCAGTACATCAGAGGGTAGCAAACAGAAATCGAAGTCATTTGAGAATATCTGCGAGAGAGAAAGGGGTGGCAACCAAGCCTCCATGCCAACTAGCTCGGACGCTAAAAATCACATTTACGCAAATCAGAAGATTGATCCTGTACTACACAGGCAAAAGTTTGAAGAAGACAGTCAGAGGATTGCTGCCGCCACTGCTGCAGCTAACAATACTCTGATTAGGAGATATGTTGCAAAGGATAACAGACATCGGACAATTTCAAAAACA TTCCAGAATAAGATTAAGGTTCCCATGAATACCATGGAAACTGTAGTGATGGAGCCAAAAAGAATATCCATGTCTCAGTTAACTAGGGACCTGTCAAGTCATCGAACCCTACCTGCAAATTTGAAAGAGATAAGTATTGCCTGTAGCTCGGAACAGCTGCCTGAAAAGACAGTAAGGGAACTGTCAATTTATAAGGACATACCAGCAGAGAGGCCATCACCCAAAGACGCTACAATTTACAAGAATCAATTGCCTGAAGTATCTAATAACAGAGAACTATCTATTTATCGTGAAAAATCTGAACGAGCATCAAGCAGCAAAGATTCTAACACTGCTAAACATGGCTACAAAAAAGATACTGAAACAAATTGCAAGACTTTAACAAAAAGCAGCAATTGGAGCACAATTTACATTCCAAGTAGCTCAAAGACTCCAATATTGGACAAGATTTGTCAGCTCAAAGAAAGTTTACCTTCGACTGCCGTAGAAACCAAAGATATCAAACAGTATTACAAAGCACACATTCCAGAACCGGAAAACTCATATCAGTGTTTAACATCTTCTCAGGATGATGATGAGGACTACAG AAGTGAATGTGAAAACTGCAAATTTGCAGGCATAGCACAGGGAGAGGAAGAGATACCGGAAACCATGACCCTTCAGAGAAGACCCTTAGAGTTAGAGGAAGAAATGTCTTATTATCGTACTTCCCTAACATTGCCGACTCACTCTAAAAAGCCCAG CAGGATTTTAAATGCCAAACCTGAGAGAGAAAGTTGGTTCCTGACAATGGATGAATATTCAAGTAGTGACGATTCGGCATAA
- the LOC123685584 gene encoding uncharacterized protein LOC123685584 isoform X3: MLNLLVGILLLFLSQKASSHCIDIHSQVVAQGLHYVPGPNTCNLCICDKGSPKWCKSVLCKHPENCKSFQIGNSCCEFKCLDDILTNDGYKDTYDLALRLIASAFTALLSLSILFLLYHRLRRRKIRLRQTRPSNEDQRSLNSIGYITGGFGYHPASYGYLGSGSNDLEYPYEPNTQFSLWKPPGNYFPRGEAPPPYEEAVRLSQLEHDNATSIVLPSTTPSVSNPNQASNLTYSISTAHPVANPAQYQNGCCVLLTRNEGSSSENNKEHFNSQSSSSTSQSSTDKSHSESRSEHHSSNNMKKISNLSRPSTSEGSKQKSKSFENICERERGGNQASMPTSSDAKNHIYANQKIDPVLHRQKFEEDSQRIAAATAAANNTLIRRYVAKDNRHRTISKTFQNKIKVPMNTMETVVMEPKRISMSQLTRDLSSHRTLPANLKEISIACSSEQLPEKTVRELSIYKDIPAERPSPKDATIYKNQLPEVSNNRELSIYREKSERASSSKDSNTAKHGYKKDTETNCKTLTKSSNWSTIYIPSSSKTPILDKICQLKESLPSTAVETKDIKQYYKAHIPEPENSYQCLTSSQDDDEDYRSECENCKFAGIAQGEEEIPETMTLQRRPLELEEEMSYYRTSLTLPTHSKKPRILNAKPERESWFLTMDEYSSSDDSA, translated from the exons ATGTTGAATCTTCTAGTTGGTATACTTCTCTTATTCTTGAGCCAGA AAGCATCTAGTCATTGTATTGATATACATTCCCAAGTTGTGGCTCAAGGATTGCATTATGTCCCAGGGCCTAACACTTGTAACCTATGTATCTGTGATAAGGGTAGCCCAAAATGGTGCAAATCTGTTTTGTGTAAACACCCAGAG AACTGCAAATCTTTCCAAATCGGAAATTCTTGTTGTGAATTCAAATGTCTCGATGATATACTAACGAATGATGGCTACAAAGATACATACGACCTTGCTTTACGTTTGATTGCAAGTGCATTTACTGCTCTTCTGTCACTTTCCATATTGTTTCTGCTGTATCATCGATTGAGAAGACGAAAGATAAGACTTCGCCAAACAAGACCTTCTAATGAAGATCAAAGGAGCTTGAACAGCATAGGCTACATCACAGGTGGATTTGGATATCATCCTGCCAGTTATGG CTACCTTGGATCTGGAAGTAATGATCTTGAGTACCCATATGAACCCAATACTCAGTTTTCTCTGTGGAAACCACCAGGTAACTATTTCCCCAGAGGAGAAGCTCCTCCACCATATGAGGAAGCAGTGAGACTTTCTCAACTGGAACATGACAATGCTACTAGTATTGTATTACCCTCAACAACCCCAAGTGTTTCTAATCCGAATCAAGCTAGCAATCTGACATATTCCATAAGTACAGCACACCCTGTAGCAAATCCGGCCCAGTATCAAAATGGTTGTTGTGTACTTCTTACAAGAAATGAAGGATCTTCTAGCGAAAATAATAAAGAACATTTCAATTCTCAATCATCGTCCTCAACCTCTCAAAGTTCGACTGATAAATCACATTCAGAATCCAGAAGTGAACATCACAGCAGCAACAACATGAAAAAGATAAGTAACTTATCTAGACCCAGTACATCAGAGGGTAGCAAACAGAAATCGAAGTCATTTGAGAATATCTGCGAGAGAGAAAGGGGTGGCAACCAAGCCTCCATGCCAACTAGCTCGGACGCTAAAAATCACATTTACGCAAATCAGAAGATTGATCCTGTACTACACAGGCAAAAGTTTGAAGAAGACAGTCAGAGGATTGCTGCCGCCACTGCTGCAGCTAACAATACTCTGATTAGGAGATATGTTGCAAAGGATAACAGACATCGGACAATTTCAAAAACATTCCAG AATAAGATTAAGGTTCCCATGAATACCATGGAAACTGTAGTGATGGAGCCAAAAAGAATATCCATGTCTCAGTTAACTAGGGACCTGTCAAGTCATCGAACCCTACCTGCAAATTTGAAAGAGATAAGTATTGCCTGTAGCTCGGAACAGCTGCCTGAAAAGACAGTAAGGGAACTGTCAATTTATAAGGACATACCAGCAGAGAGGCCATCACCCAAAGACGCTACAATTTACAAGAATCAATTGCCTGAAGTATCTAATAACAGAGAACTATCTATTTATCGTGAAAAATCTGAACGAGCATCAAGCAGCAAAGATTCTAACACTGCTAAACATGGCTACAAAAAAGATACTGAAACAAATTGCAAGACTTTAACAAAAAGCAGCAATTGGAGCACAATTTACATTCCAAGTAGCTCAAAGACTCCAATATTGGACAAGATTTGTCAGCTCAAAGAAAGTTTACCTTCGACTGCCGTAGAAACCAAAGATATCAAACAGTATTACAAAGCACACATTCCAGAACCGGAAAACTCATATCAGTGTTTAACATCTTCTCAGGATGATGATGAGGACTACAG AAGTGAATGTGAAAACTGCAAATTTGCAGGCATAGCACAGGGAGAGGAAGAGATACCGGAAACCATGACCCTTCAGAGAAGACCCTTAGAGTTAGAGGAAGAAATGTCTTATTATCGTACTTCCCTAACATTGCCGACTCACTCTAAAAAGCCCAG GATTTTAAATGCCAAACCTGAGAGAGAAAGTTGGTTCCTGACAATGGATGAATATTCAAGTAGTGACGATTCGGCATAA
- the LOC123685587 gene encoding PCNA-associated factor-like: MVRTGDRCVRVGGGKSSGKKGGGGSASSSSTPNSKASSSKKNSSIGGNPVCPRETPEWQKPITNFFQRKDNGENSNQTNKEKEVSEIQESTVTSNIKDCENEDTVNETSPGQKHADIESKNTPTKEKSQNKEARSIANSNNKLDDAIPSTSSALVESSSYKNNECKGENQDNCKTPTSDRKRKSSINILTPKRIQSHS, translated from the exons ATGGTGCGAACTGGCGACCGTTGTGTTCGAG TTGGTGGTGGTAAAAGTTCCGGTAAAAAAGGAGGAGGAGGAAGTGCTAGTAGCAGTTCAACTCCAAATTCTAAAGCATCTTCcagcaaaaaaaattcaagca TTGGTGGCAATCCAGTTTGTCCCAGGGAAACGCCAGAATGGCAAAAGCCAATAACAAATTTCTTTCAAAGAAAGGATAATGGAGAAAATTCTAATCAAACAAATAAAGAGAAGGAAGTATCTGAAATACAAGAAAGTACAGTTACTAGTAATATTAAAGATTGTGAAAATGAGGATACGGTAAATGAAACTTCGCCTGGCCAAAAACATGCTGATATTGAATCGAAGAACACTCCAACTAAAGAAAAATCTCAGAATAAGGAAGCTAGATCCATTGCTAATAGCAATAATAAATTAGACGATGCAATACCTAGCACAAGCTCTGCATTAGTAGAAAGCtcatcatataaaaataatgaatgtaaAGGAGAAAACCAAGATAATTGTAAAACACCTACTTCTGATAGGAAACGTAAGTCTTCAATTAATATCTTAACTCCTAAAAGAATTCAGAGTCATTCATAG
- the LOC123685586 gene encoding serine protease inhibitor 77Ba-like: MSTILYFLCICFACIAAQNDSKIGDSLNNFATRLLQFTADEAGDDMNLALSPYTVWSLLSIIAEGARGNTSKELENVLQISNEKNEFRNEFKQLKGTLQNKTVGVTLELSSGIFTNKKHSLKQSFQDVTKQYYDVDTIPVDFKDLKASSELINSYVAKATNNRIVNFISQSDIKDAEIFLTSTLYFKGDWTNPFNKTATKNSPFFNEKGEEIGKVDMMFLSGAVAFLRLEALKAQAVLLPYGNGSKMSMVVILPLRGSSIAEVLELMHQMQMRTIIEKLKEAEQQFIDEDVNIFLPKFSVSSDLNMNVVLSKMGIKEVFDAQKADLLNMVNQYLFVSRLIQKAEIDVDEEGTIAAAASGAAVSYKQQTPKFNANRPFIYSIVDMEAKTVVFNGVYRNPKRASNSS; this comes from the exons ATGTCGACAATACTAT ATTTCTTATGCATTTGCTTCGCATGCATTGCTGCTCAAAACGATTCCAAAATaggagattccttgaataatttcgcAACAAGGTTGTTACAG tttACTGCAGATGAGGCCGGCGATGACATGAATTTAGCTCTATCCCCTTATACAGTATGGTCCCTTTTAAGTATAATTGCAGAAGGAGCAAGAGGAAATACTTCCAAGGAATTGGAGAACGTATTACAAATATCCAATGAGAAGAACGAGTTCAGAAatgaattcaaacaattaaAAGGAACATTACAG AATAAAACTGTTGGTGTTACATTAGAACTATCCAgtggaattttcacgaataaaaaacattcactCAAGCAATCATTCCAAGATGTAACAAAGCAATATTACGATGTTGATACGATACCAGTCGATTTTAAAGATTTAAAGGCGTCATCTGAATTAATCAATAGTTATGTTGCTAAAGCAACTAATAACAGAATTGTGAATTTCATATCTCAAA GTGACATCAAGGATGCCGAAATATTCTTAACAAGTACTCTGTATTTCAAAGGAGATTGGACAAATCCTTTCAACAAGACTGCAACAAAAAATTCAccgtttttcaatgagaaagGAGAGGAAATTGGCAAAGTTGACATGATGTTTTTATCAGGAGCTGTAGCTTTCCTGAGATTAGAGGCATTAAAAGCGCAAGCTGTATTACTTCCATATGGCAAT GGCTCAAAAATGTCCATGGTTGTAATTTTACCCCTGAGAGGCTCTTCCATAGCTGAAGTTTTAGAACTTATGCACCAAATGCAAATGAGAACAATTATTGAGAAACTCAAAGAAGCTGAACAACAATTCATCGATGAGGATGTCAATATCTTCTTGCCAAAATTTTCTGTTTCGTCTGATTTGAATATGAATGTTGTTCTGAGCAAG ATGGGAATTAAGGAAGTGTTCGACGCACAAAAAGCGGATTTATTGAATATGGTGAATCAATATCTATTCGTCTCTAGGCTCATTCAGAAAGCGGAAATTGATGTTGATGAAGAGGGTACAATAGCTGCTGCAGCTTCAG GTGCTGCCGTTTCTTATAAGCAACAAACTCCTAAATTCAACGCAAATCGCCCCTTCATATATTCTATTGTTGATATGGAAGCAAAGACTGTGGTTTTCAATGGAGTCTACCGAAATCCAAAAAGAGCATCGAATTCaagttaa